One segment of uncultured Tolumonas sp. DNA contains the following:
- a CDS encoding DUF2291 family protein, producing MLNQLNFKTSVITALLLMSISACDVVKLDANGKPILPISAEAAASMENMTPKDIAEKLWIRVVEDANKSALPWDKFKSETANLSSEKGKSYFVKMNGSISQLNLTTKEKTLQLNLGNEVVTLQLGPITRGNSIRDAASFIQFDQFKNQVQFAKLSKEFNKKSLSIVKMPDDSWKGKNIDVVAALTVTNNTISDVIPIEISER from the coding sequence ATGCTGAACCAATTAAATTTTAAGACATCGGTAATAACAGCATTATTATTAATGTCTATTTCAGCATGTGATGTCGTAAAATTAGACGCTAATGGCAAGCCGATATTGCCTATATCAGCGGAAGCTGCCGCATCAATGGAAAATATGACGCCTAAAGATATTGCTGAAAAGTTATGGATTCGGGTTGTCGAGGATGCCAATAAATCTGCATTGCCATGGGATAAATTTAAATCTGAAACAGCAAATTTATCCTCAGAAAAAGGTAAGAGCTATTTTGTTAAAATGAATGGTTCGATTAGTCAATTAAATCTGACTACCAAAGAGAAAACATTACAACTGAATTTAGGTAATGAAGTTGTCACGTTACAGCTTGGACCTATTACTCGTGGTAATTCAATTCGTGATGCAGCGTCTTTTATTCAGTTTGACCAGTTCAAAAACCAAGTTCAGTTTGCAAAGCTGTCAAAAGAGTTTAACAAAAAATCTCTGAGTATTGTCAAAATGCCTGACGACTCATGGAAAGGGAAAAATATCGATGTTGTGGCAGCATTGACAGTAACCAATAACACGATTAGCGATGTTATTCCGATTGAAATCAGTGAAAGGTAA
- a CDS encoding sugar ABC transporter ATP-binding protein produces MENKPEVILRAEKISMLFPGTKALDSVSYNVYKGKVNVIIGENGAGKSTLMKILAGVQQPTEGKMFLHGEEIHLFGTRHAAELGIGMVHQELNLSENLSVAENIFLGREIQTGIKPIRTDEQYKISKQLMARLKQSIDPNEIVANLKVGQKQLVEIAKALAERVDILILDEPTSALSKKEVEILFNVIRDLTAQGVSIIYISHRLEELMEIGNYITILRDGRFQSEASVVDIDVPWIVREMLGSDPVADFLPPGRKFGHTILEAEHISMVSESGNKVVNDVSFALRSGEIIGIYGLMGAGRTELFECLLGQSEYEGRFSLNGKIINPSIHTSDRIRMGISLVPEDRKKTGIFPISSVAHNLTIASLWKRLKNGLTIQDESEIQIVETTIKDLSIKVSSPNVEIQALSGGNQQKVVIGRSLLTEPKVLLLDEPTRGIDVGAKADVFEMMVKLSEKGIGILFSTSDLKEIMAVSDRILVMSNGILTANVVRTETTESQLVTASAQGF; encoded by the coding sequence ATGGAAAACAAGCCAGAAGTTATCCTGAGAGCTGAAAAAATTTCGATGCTTTTCCCAGGAACAAAAGCGCTGGATAGCGTTAGTTATAATGTTTATAAAGGTAAGGTTAATGTGATTATCGGCGAAAATGGTGCTGGTAAGTCAACGTTAATGAAAATACTTGCGGGTGTTCAGCAACCAACCGAAGGAAAAATGTTTCTGCACGGTGAAGAGATTCATTTGTTTGGCACTCGTCATGCTGCTGAGTTAGGTATCGGAATGGTTCATCAAGAACTTAATTTGTCTGAAAACTTGAGCGTTGCTGAGAATATATTTCTTGGTCGTGAAATTCAGACAGGTATAAAGCCAATAAGAACTGATGAGCAATATAAAATATCAAAACAATTGATGGCAAGATTAAAACAGAGCATTGATCCCAACGAAATTGTTGCCAATCTGAAAGTTGGGCAGAAGCAACTGGTTGAGATTGCTAAGGCGCTGGCCGAGCGTGTTGATATTCTTATTCTTGATGAGCCTACTTCAGCACTCAGTAAAAAAGAAGTAGAGATTTTATTTAATGTTATCAGAGATCTGACCGCGCAGGGTGTTTCCATTATATATATTTCTCATCGTCTTGAAGAGCTGATGGAGATCGGTAATTACATCACTATACTGCGGGATGGCCGTTTTCAATCGGAAGCGTCAGTAGTTGACATTGATGTGCCATGGATTGTGCGCGAAATGCTTGGTAGTGATCCAGTTGCGGACTTTTTGCCTCCTGGCCGGAAATTTGGTCACACAATCTTGGAAGCTGAACATATCTCCATGGTGAGTGAGTCAGGAAATAAAGTAGTTAATGATGTTTCATTCGCATTAAGATCCGGTGAAATTATTGGCATTTATGGATTAATGGGCGCAGGCCGCACGGAATTATTTGAATGTCTGCTGGGACAGTCTGAATATGAAGGTCGGTTCTCTTTGAATGGGAAAATAATTAACCCCAGTATTCATACGTCCGACCGCATTAGGATGGGGATTAGCCTTGTGCCAGAAGATCGAAAAAAAACAGGCATATTTCCGATTAGCTCAGTTGCACATAATTTGACGATAGCCAGTTTATGGAAACGCCTGAAAAATGGTCTGACAATTCAGGATGAATCAGAAATACAGATTGTTGAAACCACAATTAAAGATCTCTCCATTAAAGTATCATCTCCTAATGTAGAGATTCAGGCACTCAGTGGTGGTAATCAGCAGAAGGTGGTCATTGGCCGTTCATTATTAACTGAACCTAAAGTTTTGTTATTAGATGAGCCGACTCGCGGTATTGATGTTGGTGCAAAAGCCGATGTGTTTGAAATGATGGTGAAGTTGTCAGAAAAAGGGATTGGAATTTTATTTTCAACATCAGATTTAAAAGAAATCATGGCTGTTTCAGATCGAATACTGGTTATGTCAAACGGTATATTAACGGCGAATGTCGTACGAACTGAAACAACAGAATCTCAACTGGTTACTGCAAGTGCACAAGGGTTTTAA
- a CDS encoding ABC transporter permease produces MMKTKALNNGATMPTSAFTKDNLFLLLLKMRTFIALFVILGFFTMMVDGFLNPASLIIMIKHISINAFLALGISFVIITAGIDLSIGAILGFCAMVAGYLITKGIILAPFGIAIFPSVWVIVPVVLLVGALIGMVNGLIITRYNVAPFICTLGTMYIVRGSAMLLSGGETFPGLAGNPMLGNTGFEKIGAGTLFGVPYAIWMMFVMAAIIAYVAKKLPFGRHVYSIGDNERAAELSGIKVKNVKIWVYTISGLCAAVAGMVVSSQLVASHPATGTAFEMNAIAAVVLGGTSLAGGRGTISGTIIGAFVIGILADGLVMMGVSEFWQMVIKGIVIIVAVIIDQMQSRLQYKASIMSQKAHG; encoded by the coding sequence ATGATGAAAACAAAAGCGCTTAACAATGGAGCAACCATGCCAACATCCGCATTTACGAAAGATAATTTATTCTTGCTTCTTTTGAAGATGAGAACATTTATTGCGTTATTTGTGATTCTTGGTTTTTTTACGATGATGGTTGACGGATTTTTAAATCCGGCCAGCTTGATAATAATGATTAAACATATCTCTATTAATGCTTTTTTAGCATTAGGTATATCATTCGTTATTATTACGGCGGGTATTGATTTGTCCATCGGTGCCATTCTTGGTTTCTGTGCTATGGTCGCCGGATATCTGATTACCAAAGGTATTATTCTTGCACCATTCGGTATTGCTATATTTCCGAGCGTCTGGGTAATTGTTCCTGTTGTACTGTTGGTGGGAGCATTAATCGGGATGGTGAATGGTTTAATCATTACCCGCTATAACGTCGCCCCATTTATTTGCACGTTAGGAACCATGTATATCGTTCGTGGCTCTGCGATGTTGCTTTCCGGTGGTGAAACATTCCCTGGCTTAGCTGGTAACCCAATGCTTGGTAATACCGGTTTTGAGAAGATTGGTGCAGGTACGCTATTCGGTGTTCCTTACGCGATCTGGATGATGTTTGTTATGGCCGCGATCATTGCGTATGTCGCCAAGAAATTACCCTTTGGCCGCCATGTTTATTCCATTGGTGATAATGAACGTGCTGCAGAGTTATCCGGTATTAAAGTCAAGAACGTCAAAATCTGGGTTTATACCATCTCTGGTCTTTGTGCTGCCGTTGCAGGGATGGTTGTTTCATCTCAGTTAGTTGCTAGTCACCCTGCAACAGGGACAGCATTTGAAATGAATGCCATCGCAGCGGTGGTATTAGGCGGAACTTCGCTTGCTGGCGGCAGAGGTACGATCTCCGGAACCATCATTGGCGCATTTGTAATTGGCATTTTGGCTGATGGCCTGGTCATGATGGGTGTGAGTGAGTTCTGGCAGATGGTTATTAAAGGTATTGTGATCATTGTTGCGGTCATCATCGACCAGATGCAAAGCCGTCTGCAATACAAAGCATCTATTATGTCCCAGAAAGCACATGGTTAA
- a CDS encoding transketolase, which translates to MNPFSLSIEELEKKAKAIRRRIVVLNAESPAGGHTGADLSQVEIVTALYFRILNRSPKDLNDPERDIYIQSKGHAAGGYYCCLAEAGYFPEEWLPTYQHADSKLPGHPVRQKTPGVELNTGALGHGLPVAVGLAIAAKKSNSKRRIFVVTGDGELAEGSNWEAALIAAHYQLDNLIIINDKNKLQLAGYTKEIMNTDPLDEKWKAFGMQVTECEGNDIRSVVETLEGLKQEGKPNVVIANTTKGAGISFIQGRPEWHHKVPKGEEVELALKELNDE; encoded by the coding sequence ATGAATCCATTTTCATTATCTATCGAAGAGCTGGAAAAGAAAGCAAAAGCAATACGCCGACGTATCGTGGTTTTGAATGCCGAAAGCCCTGCAGGCGGACACACAGGTGCTGATCTGTCTCAGGTTGAAATCGTGACAGCACTGTATTTCCGGATTCTTAATCGTAGTCCCAAAGATCTGAATGATCCGGAACGCGACATTTATATCCAATCCAAAGGGCATGCGGCTGGCGGTTATTACTGCTGTCTGGCTGAAGCAGGATATTTTCCGGAAGAATGGCTGCCAACTTATCAGCACGCCGATTCCAAACTTCCGGGACATCCAGTTCGTCAAAAAACGCCGGGTGTGGAACTAAACACGGGTGCATTAGGTCATGGGTTACCTGTGGCGGTGGGTTTAGCCATTGCAGCGAAAAAAAGTAACAGTAAACGTCGAATTTTTGTGGTGACCGGCGATGGTGAATTAGCTGAGGGTAGTAACTGGGAAGCGGCGCTGATTGCCGCTCATTACCAACTCGACAACCTGATCATCATTAATGACAAGAACAAACTCCAGCTTGCAGGCTACACCAAAGAGATCATGAATACCGATCCATTGGATGAAAAATGGAAAGCGTTTGGTATGCAGGTCACTGAATGTGAAGGCAATGACATCCGTTCAGTGGTGGAAACGCTGGAAGGTCTTAAGCAAGAGGGTAAACCGAATGTAGTGATTGCCAATACGACAAAAGGTGCCGGCATTTCATTTATTCAGGGGCGTCCGGAATGGCATCACAAAGTGCCAAAAGGTGAAGAAGTCGAATTGGCATTGAAGGAGTTGAATGATGAGTAA
- a CDS encoding transketolase C-terminal domain-containing protein translates to MMSNAEHLASVMVERFIAAVDNGIDVVPVVADSTSTAKIAPFVKKFPGRLVNVGIAEQAMVGTAAGLALGGKVAVTCNAAPFLISRANEQVKVDVCYNNTNVKLFGLNSGASYGPLASTHHCLDDISILRGFGNIQIFAPSCPEECRQIIDYALTTVGPVYVRLDGKELPVLHDKNYKFVPGNIDVLRQGTDIALIAMGSTVHEAVDAAAQLDDQHISATVISVSSIRPCNQAALLDAIAHVKQVITIEEHNINGGLGSLVSEVLAEHGAAIPLLRLGIPDGAYALAAGRAAMRAYHGFDANSVVKQSVQLIKGGQNV, encoded by the coding sequence ATGATGAGTAATGCAGAACATTTAGCCAGCGTAATGGTCGAGCGGTTTATCGCCGCTGTTGATAATGGTATCGATGTAGTTCCCGTTGTTGCCGATTCAACTTCAACCGCCAAAATCGCACCCTTTGTGAAGAAGTTTCCGGGTCGGTTAGTCAATGTGGGCATTGCAGAACAAGCCATGGTCGGTACAGCGGCTGGTTTGGCTTTGGGCGGTAAAGTAGCAGTGACCTGTAATGCGGCACCATTCCTGATTTCACGCGCGAATGAACAGGTGAAAGTTGATGTTTGCTACAACAATACCAACGTGAAATTGTTTGGTCTGAACTCAGGTGCCAGTTATGGCCCATTGGCGAGTACACACCATTGTCTGGACGATATCTCCATATTACGCGGTTTCGGTAATATTCAGATCTTCGCCCCATCTTGCCCTGAAGAATGTCGACAAATCATTGATTATGCTTTAACAACTGTCGGTCCGGTATACGTCCGATTAGATGGGAAAGAATTACCAGTGCTACATGACAAGAACTACAAATTTGTCCCTGGAAATATTGATGTACTGCGTCAAGGCACTGATATTGCCCTGATTGCGATGGGATCTACAGTGCATGAAGCGGTTGATGCTGCAGCACAGCTCGATGATCAGCACATTTCTGCAACAGTGATTAGTGTTTCGTCCATTCGCCCTTGTAATCAGGCTGCATTGCTAGATGCAATTGCTCACGTCAAGCAAGTGATCACTATTGAGGAACACAACATCAATGGTGGTTTAGGCAGCCTTGTATCTGAAGTGCTGGCTGAGCATGGTGCTGCAATTCCATTACTGCGGTTAGGTATTCCTGATGGCGCTTATGCTTTGGCTGCGGGTCGCGCTGCAATGCGTGCTTATCATGGCTTTGATGCTAACAGTGTTGTTAAGCAGTCAGTTCAGCTGATTAAGGGCGGCCAGAATGTCTAA
- a CDS encoding FGGY-family carbohydrate kinase, with amino-acid sequence MSKPFIIAIDEGTTNAKAITVDSEGNIVTKGSVPVSLSHPHPGWAEQDPQLIWNATQQAVAQSLKGLATEQLKGIAISNQRESVMVWEKATGKALTPIVSWQCRRSESICQQIAQKPEAGRVVELTGLALDPLFPAAKIVWLLQSIPDGFAKAAAGELCVGTVDVWLLWNLTDGESFVTDHSNASRYQLFNIHSMQWDDELLAVFGIPKACLPKVLPSSEQRGYTRNCGVVPDGVPVLSQAGDSHAALYGQGGFNPGTVKATYGTGSSLMTRINQLPVEDFGLSKTVAWHDGKVSLALEGNITHTGAGLAFVSRLLGVNDFDKLSQMAESTANNAGVYFVPALSGLGAPYWDTQARGIFCGLTDATTPAILARAGLESIAYQIADVFFAMEKAAGTRLNALLVDGGATKNRWLMQFQADLLQRTIVRNQVAEISALGVAYLAGKAIGWWKDHTALAALPRDVERIEPNPQSQDMMNNYQAWKVAVTRARFQPE; translated from the coding sequence ATGTCTAAGCCTTTTATCATTGCTATTGATGAAGGCACTACCAATGCCAAAGCGATCACTGTTGATTCTGAAGGCAATATTGTCACGAAAGGTAGTGTACCTGTCTCTCTGAGCCACCCCCATCCGGGGTGGGCAGAACAGGATCCGCAACTGATCTGGAATGCAACACAGCAGGCGGTGGCGCAAAGCCTAAAGGGCCTGGCGACAGAGCAACTAAAAGGGATCGCGATCAGTAATCAGCGCGAATCAGTGATGGTCTGGGAAAAGGCAACCGGCAAAGCACTGACGCCTATCGTCAGCTGGCAATGTCGCCGCTCAGAAAGCATCTGTCAGCAGATCGCTCAGAAACCGGAAGCTGGCCGGGTGGTGGAATTAACTGGTCTGGCGCTCGATCCGCTGTTTCCCGCAGCCAAAATCGTCTGGTTACTGCAGAGCATTCCTGACGGTTTCGCCAAAGCTGCGGCAGGCGAGTTATGTGTCGGCACCGTCGATGTTTGGTTGCTGTGGAATTTAACGGATGGTGAATCATTCGTTACCGACCATTCAAATGCTTCCCGCTACCAGTTATTCAATATTCACAGCATGCAATGGGATGATGAACTGCTGGCGGTCTTCGGTATCCCGAAAGCCTGTCTGCCAAAAGTGCTGCCTTCCTCTGAGCAAAGAGGCTACACCCGTAATTGTGGTGTCGTGCCGGATGGCGTGCCGGTGTTATCGCAGGCAGGCGATTCTCATGCGGCACTTTACGGGCAGGGCGGATTCAACCCTGGCACCGTCAAAGCGACTTATGGCACCGGTAGTTCGCTGATGACGCGGATCAATCAGCTGCCGGTCGAAGATTTTGGTCTGAGTAAAACAGTAGCCTGGCATGACGGGAAAGTCAGTTTGGCGCTGGAAGGCAACATTACCCATACCGGTGCTGGCCTCGCTTTTGTTTCCCGTCTGCTGGGAGTCAATGATTTTGACAAACTGAGCCAGATGGCGGAATCAACGGCAAATAATGCGGGTGTTTATTTTGTACCGGCCTTGTCCGGGCTGGGTGCGCCTTATTGGGATACTCAGGCTCGTGGCATCTTTTGTGGTCTGACGGATGCAACGACACCGGCCATTCTGGCAAGAGCGGGTTTGGAGTCGATTGCTTATCAAATCGCGGATGTGTTTTTTGCGATGGAAAAAGCAGCCGGAACCCGATTGAACGCATTGCTCGTCGATGGCGGCGCAACCAAAAATCGCTGGCTGATGCAATTTCAGGCCGATTTGCTGCAACGGACCATCGTTCGTAATCAAGTGGCCGAAATCTCGGCGCTGGGAGTTGCATATCTCGCCGGAAAAGCCATCGGATGGTGGAAAGATCACACAGCGCTGGCGGCATTACCACGTGACGTTGAACGCATCGAACCGAACCCACAATCACAAGACATGATGAACAACTACCAGGCATGGAAAGTCGCGGTTACCCGTGCTCGTTTCCAACCAGAATAA
- a CDS encoding L-fucose/L-arabinose isomerase family protein, whose protein sequence is MAKTTEKVTVAALFGNRGFFPSYLVGDARREAAALFETMGINAIMLTEDQTAFGGVETYQDAKIAAELLKKHREEIQGVVVFLPNFGDEKAVAEAIRLSGLNVPVLIQAEEDSLDKMGLATRRDSFCGKISLCNNLRQCGIPFTLTTQHVSSIGSDVFKQDLARFSQLCRVINAMKGCRVGAIGARPASFNTVRYSEKLLEKMGVSVETIDLSEIFTRVENINDDDLRIAEKLALLKANADTSAIPADKLQLMAKLFVVISQWIVENDIHTTAIQCWTSLQKTLGINVCSIMSVMSGQLVPSACEVDVMGALSMYALTVASQKAASIADWNNNFGDDRDKCVLFHCGNFATEELENPVMGTADIIGTTVGCENTCGAIHGRMKSGPLTYFRLSTDDFTGKVKAYVGEGKFVDDRLDTVGCRAVVQVPKLEDLLAHICNNGFEHHVALNHSASAAVLNEAFTKYLGVECHYHK, encoded by the coding sequence ATGGCTAAAACTACAGAGAAAGTCACCGTTGCGGCATTGTTTGGTAACCGCGGATTCTTCCCAAGCTATCTGGTAGGGGACGCGCGCCGTGAGGCAGCCGCATTATTCGAAACCATGGGCATCAATGCCATCATGCTGACCGAAGATCAGACTGCTTTCGGTGGTGTTGAAACTTATCAGGATGCAAAAATTGCCGCAGAGTTGCTGAAAAAGCATCGCGAAGAAATTCAGGGTGTCGTGGTTTTTCTGCCGAACTTTGGTGATGAAAAAGCAGTAGCAGAAGCAATTCGCCTGTCAGGCCTGAATGTACCTGTGCTGATCCAAGCTGAAGAAGATTCATTGGATAAAATGGGTCTGGCAACCCGTCGCGACAGTTTCTGTGGCAAGATCTCACTATGTAACAACCTGCGCCAGTGCGGTATTCCATTCACACTGACCACCCAGCATGTTTCCAGCATTGGCAGCGACGTGTTCAAACAGGATCTGGCGCGTTTCTCACAACTATGCCGTGTTATTAATGCGATGAAAGGTTGCCGTGTTGGTGCGATCGGTGCACGTCCGGCCAGCTTTAACACAGTCCGTTACAGTGAAAAACTACTGGAAAAAATGGGTGTTAGTGTAGAAACAATCGACCTGTCTGAAATCTTCACCCGCGTTGAAAACATCAACGATGATGATCTGCGCATTGCAGAAAAACTGGCATTACTGAAAGCCAATGCTGACACCAGCGCTATTCCTGCCGACAAACTGCAACTGATGGCGAAACTGTTTGTGGTGATCAGTCAGTGGATTGTTGAGAACGATATTCACACCACTGCGATCCAATGCTGGACTTCACTGCAGAAAACGCTGGGTATCAACGTCTGCTCAATCATGAGCGTTATGTCCGGTCAGCTGGTCCCGAGTGCTTGTGAGGTTGACGTGATGGGCGCGTTGTCTATGTATGCGCTGACGGTTGCCTCGCAAAAAGCAGCTTCTATTGCAGACTGGAATAACAACTTTGGCGATGACCGTGACAAATGTGTGCTGTTTCATTGTGGTAACTTTGCTACTGAAGAGTTGGAAAACCCGGTTATGGGAACTGCCGACATCATTGGTACCACCGTTGGTTGCGAAAATACCTGTGGTGCTATTCATGGCCGCATGAAGTCTGGTCCGTTGACATACTTCCGTCTCTCTACCGACGACTTTACCGGTAAGGTAAAAGCCTATGTGGGGGAAGGGAAATTTGTGGATGACAGACTGGATACCGTTGGTTGCCGCGCCGTTGTACAGGTACCTAAGTTAGAAGATCTGCTGGCACATATCTGCAATAACGGCTTTGAACATCACGTTGCACTGAACCATTCAGCCAGTGCTGCCGTGTTAAATGAAGCATTCACTAAATATTTAGGCGTTGAGTGCCATTACCACAAATAA
- a CDS encoding RbsD/FucU domain-containing protein, with protein MLKNIPPFMDAELLWILAAMGHGDELAVVDRNFPARSVAAETVTGKLVTLEGMDAPGCISGILELMPLDSFVPAAVGWMDPVDQPGAVLSVHQDVLDVCNQAENGEVGHYVIERFDYYAAAKKCFAVVQTSENRPYGCFILKKGVVFD; from the coding sequence ATGTTGAAGAACATTCCGCCATTCATGGATGCCGAGTTGTTGTGGATATTGGCAGCGATGGGGCATGGTGATGAATTGGCTGTGGTTGATCGTAATTTCCCTGCAAGATCAGTCGCGGCTGAAACAGTAACCGGCAAATTAGTGACGCTAGAGGGAATGGATGCCCCCGGCTGCATTAGTGGCATTTTGGAATTGATGCCGCTAGATAGTTTTGTGCCTGCTGCGGTAGGTTGGATGGACCCGGTCGATCAGCCGGGTGCAGTCTTGTCAGTACATCAAGATGTATTGGATGTCTGTAATCAGGCTGAAAATGGTGAGGTAGGGCACTATGTGATTGAACGCTTTGATTATTATGCTGCTGCCAAAAAATGTTTTGCTGTTGTACAAACCAGCGAAAACCGGCCTTATGGCTGTTTTATTCTCAAGAAGGGTGTTGTTTTTGATTGA
- a CDS encoding nucleoside hydrolase-like domain-containing protein, with the protein MVDSYEGHPRVFVFTDMGNEPDDQMSMVRLLTYSNELDLEGLVATTSTWQRAKRETGTIKGIIAAYDEVRPNLEKHASNWPAASYLDSIVSVGQPEYGMADVGEGKSSPGSKALIAAVDKNDQRPVWVTVWGGANTLAQALYDVRATRSAEELKKFEAKLRVYSISDQDDAGPWIRKEFPDVMYIVKPSSPDGGEYGSATWTGIAGDQYYQNGAGGDFTKVTNEWLEKNIRAKGPLGKHYPKYAFIMEGDTPSYIGLTANGLNSFRNPAWGGWGGRYVSRQPYGESRTIWTQGGDWFPRVTSADTVVGVDGKQHVSDQATIWRWRDQFQNDFAARMDWTIKPFNQANHHPVVSVNGHDGKEVIYINVKAGDKITLDASATKDPDGNSLKYEWFHYKEAGYSGTPNKPGLSDITLSNNDKNKVSVTINKACRDLWLPNAAPCDEGGVAHVILAVTDNGKPSLTSYRRVIFNVQK; encoded by the coding sequence ATGGTTGATTCATATGAAGGGCACCCGCGTGTTTTTGTATTCACAGATATGGGGAATGAGCCAGACGATCAAATGTCGATGGTTCGCTTACTGACTTATTCTAATGAATTGGATCTCGAAGGCTTAGTCGCTACAACCTCCACCTGGCAACGAGCGAAACGAGAAACCGGCACCATTAAAGGCATTATTGCCGCATATGATGAAGTGCGCCCTAATCTGGAAAAACATGCGTCTAATTGGCCAGCAGCGTCTTATCTCGACAGTATTGTGAGTGTCGGTCAGCCAGAATATGGCATGGCTGATGTGGGTGAGGGTAAATCGTCGCCAGGTTCAAAAGCCTTGATTGCGGCTGTTGATAAAAACGACCAACGTCCGGTTTGGGTAACCGTCTGGGGTGGCGCTAACACGCTGGCGCAAGCACTATATGATGTCCGTGCAACCCGGTCGGCCGAAGAATTGAAAAAATTTGAAGCAAAATTACGCGTGTATTCCATTTCAGATCAGGATGATGCCGGCCCATGGATCCGGAAAGAATTCCCGGATGTCATGTATATCGTAAAACCATCTTCTCCGGATGGTGGCGAATACGGCTCTGCAACCTGGACAGGGATTGCAGGCGATCAGTATTACCAGAATGGTGCGGGCGGTGACTTCACAAAAGTGACGAATGAATGGCTGGAAAAAAACATTCGTGCAAAAGGACCGCTTGGTAAACATTACCCGAAATACGCCTTCATTATGGAAGGTGACACACCGTCTTACATTGGTTTAACAGCAAATGGACTGAACAGCTTCAGAAATCCAGCCTGGGGTGGTTGGGGTGGCCGTTATGTTTCCCGTCAGCCATATGGTGAGTCGCGTACAATCTGGACGCAAGGTGGTGACTGGTTCCCACGAGTAACTTCAGCAGACACCGTTGTTGGCGTAGATGGTAAACAGCATGTCTCTGATCAGGCAACAATCTGGCGCTGGCGCGATCAGTTCCAAAATGATTTTGCGGCTCGTATGGACTGGACGATCAAACCCTTCAATCAGGCAAACCACCACCCGGTTGTTTCAGTCAACGGTCACGATGGTAAAGAGGTTATTTACATTAACGTAAAAGCAGGCGACAAGATCACGCTGGATGCTTCTGCCACCAAAGACCCCGACGGTAATAGCTTAAAATATGAGTGGTTCCACTATAAAGAAGCCGGTTATTCTGGCACACCAAACAAGCCTGGTTTATCTGATATTACTTTAAGTAATAATGATAAGAACAAAGTCAGTGTGACTATTAATAAGGCTTGTCGTGATCTGTGGTTACCAAATGCAGCGCCATGTGATGAAGGTGGTGTAGCACACGTAATTCTTGCGGTCACAGATAATGGTAAACCTAGTCTGACCAGTTACCGACGCGTTATTTTTAACGTACAAAAATAA